One segment of Anguilla anguilla isolate fAngAng1 chromosome 1, fAngAng1.pri, whole genome shotgun sequence DNA contains the following:
- the cndp2 gene encoding cytosolic non-specific dipeptidase, with amino-acid sequence MAGFPLAVVMLLHLSSSSSSTSLPSSTVLDPLFLYIDEHQNEFVQRLREWVAIKSDSSDRTLWGETHKILNMTANRIQEMGGQVEFADIGTQKLSNGESVALPPVLLAQFQRDPNKPTLCIYGHVDVQPAKKEDGWSTDPYNLTEINGNLYGRGATDNKGPVLAWLHALETYKASKQEVPVNLKFVIEGMEEVGSDGLDELTRQRNESFFSDVDYIVISDNVWVSKRPALTYGTRGSSYFFVEVDGPKLDLHSGVFGGSVHEPMTDVITLLGSLLNHTGKILVPGIYESVAPLTEEERKLYKDIHFDMEEMKNHIGVKSFLQDNKEEILMSRWRYPSLSIHGIEGAFSDPGSKTVIPRRVIGKFSIRQVPNMDPAVVERQVKEHLQEVFAKQKSPNSLKVMATVGAKPWVANLNDPQYIAGRKAVKAVFGVEPELIREGSTIPIANNFQEVTGKSVMMLPIGGHDDGEHSQNEKISRYNFIQGTKLFVAFFYELSKLQKDQ; translated from the exons GCGGGGTTCCCTCTGGCTGTCGTCATGCTCCTTCATCTGTcgtcttcttcctcttccactTCCTTGCCATCGTCTACAGTGTTGGATCCTCTGTTTCTGTACATCGATGAACATCAGAATGAGTTTGTCCAG AGGCTGCGTGAGTGGGTGGCCATTAAGAGTGACTCCAGCGACCGGACGCTCTGGGGTGAGACCCACAAGATACTCAACATGACTGCAAACAGGATTCAGGAGATGGGAGGTCAGGTGGAGTTTGCTGACATAGGCACTCAGAAG CTGTCAAATGGGGAGTCCGTGGCTCTGCCACCTGTCCTCCTGGCACAATTTCAGAGGGACCCGAATAAACCCACGCTCTGCATCTATGGACATGTGGACGTCCAGCCTGCCAAGAAGGAGGATGGCTGGTCCACTGACCCCTACAACCTGACTGAGATCAATG GCAATCTGTATGGCAGAGGGGCCACAGATAACAAGGGTCCGGTCCTGGCCTGGCTGCATGCCCTGGAGACATACAAAGCCAGCAAGCAG GAGGTGCCAGTGAACCTAAAGTTTGTCATCGAGGGGATGGAGGAGGTCGGCTCAGATGGCCTGGACGAGCTGACCAGACAGCGGAACGAGAGCTTCTTTTCCGACGTGGATTACATCGTCATCTCCGACAACGTGTGGGTCAGCAAGAGGCCGGCCCTCACCTATGGCACCAGGGGGAGCAGCTACTTCTTTGTAGAG GTGGACGGCCCGAAGCTAGACCTGCATTCCGGAGTGTTCGGAGGGTCTGTTCATGAGCCCATGACAGATGTGATAACCCTGCTTG GCAGCCTGCTGAACCACACAGGGAAAATCCTCGTCCCAGGGATCTACGAGTCCGTGGCCCCGCTGactgaggaagagaggaagcTGTATAAGGACATTCACTTCGACATGgaggaaatgaaaaatcataTTGGGGTCAAGAGCTTCTTACAGGACAATAAG GAAGAAATCCTCATGTCTCGCTGGCGCTACCCATCCCTGTCCATCCACGGGATCGAGGGGGCGTTCTCTGACCCGGGCTCGAAAACAGTCATCCCCCGACGCGTGATTGGGAAGTTCTCCATCCGCCAGGTGCCCAACATGGACCCAGCTGTTGTGGAAAGACAG GTAAAAGAGCACCTGCAGGAGGTCTTTGCCAAGCAGAAAAGCCCCAACAGCCTGAAGGTGATGGCAACAGTGGGGGCTAAACCATGGGTGGCCAACTTGAATGACCCACAGTATATTGCTGGCCGAAAGGCGGTTAAAGCGG tttttggagTGGAGCCGGAACTGATCCGAGAAGGATCCACAATTCCCATTGCCAACAACTTCCAGGAAGTGACAGGGAAGAGCGTGATGATGCTGCCCATTGGAGGACATGATGACGGAGAACACTCTCAGAATGAGAAGATCAGCAG gtACAACTTCATTCAAGGGACAAAGCTCTTTGTTGCCTTCTTTTATGAGCTTTCCAAGCTCCAGAAAGACCAGTGA